A window of the Chloroflexus sp. Y-396-1 genome harbors these coding sequences:
- a CDS encoding sugar MFS transporter → MKPSLALLIVGTLYLGVGWMLSAIGPSLPALARQAGHEVTDLGAIFTAFSLGGVLASVGVGAAIQRWGLRTVIAAGSACMGAGMLALGLSPLLAGMLIGAGVAGFGYGGMLAGGNLLIARLYRGAAGALNALNLFFSVGSIGGPLLVALMLAVIGQPQAAIWMGAVLMLGLVWPASRLQEPTQAPSAQMSGPPRWLAAVTLGILMFTYIGTEIGIGGWIALILERGVGMIAPLAALGSSLFWGMLTAGRMAAVFWGDRLGPIRLLLLCVSGLGLGGLLLVIGMSQASLALAAVAFMGLSCGPIFPTTILLITQAAGRSPAALSVALTIGTGGGLFLPALFGQFIGWFGPVSGAIMVVVDAACMLLLLLVARYGMKRDPAVAEMSVG, encoded by the coding sequence GTGAAACCTTCACTGGCATTATTGATTGTTGGCACACTGTATCTTGGTGTGGGCTGGATGCTGTCAGCCATCGGGCCGAGTCTGCCCGCTCTGGCCAGGCAAGCCGGTCATGAAGTAACCGATCTAGGTGCCATTTTTACCGCATTTTCGCTGGGTGGTGTGTTGGCATCAGTAGGTGTCGGCGCTGCGATTCAGCGCTGGGGTTTGCGTACTGTGATTGCAGCCGGCTCAGCATGTATGGGAGCCGGTATGCTGGCGCTTGGGCTTAGCCCACTGCTGGCCGGAATGTTGATCGGGGCCGGTGTTGCCGGTTTTGGCTATGGCGGGATGTTGGCCGGTGGCAATCTCTTGATTGCGCGTCTGTATCGCGGCGCCGCCGGTGCTCTGAATGCACTTAATCTCTTCTTTAGTGTCGGATCAATCGGTGGACCGCTCCTCGTTGCACTGATGCTAGCCGTGATCGGTCAACCACAGGCTGCAATCTGGATGGGGGCGGTGCTGATGCTAGGGTTGGTCTGGCCGGCATCGCGCCTGCAAGAACCGACACAGGCACCGTCAGCGCAGATGTCAGGGCCTCCACGTTGGCTGGCAGCCGTGACGCTAGGCATCCTGATGTTTACCTACATCGGTACCGAGATCGGGATTGGTGGCTGGATCGCATTGATCCTCGAACGGGGAGTTGGCATGATCGCCCCGCTTGCCGCACTGGGGAGCAGTCTCTTCTGGGGTATGTTGACCGCTGGTCGAATGGCAGCAGTCTTTTGGGGTGATCGGTTAGGACCGATCCGCCTATTGTTGCTATGCGTCAGCGGGCTTGGTCTCGGAGGTCTCTTGTTGGTGATAGGGATGAGCCAGGCCAGTCTGGCCCTGGCAGCAGTGGCTTTCATGGGGTTATCGTGTGGTCCAATCTTTCCTACCACTATCCTCTTGATTACGCAGGCCGCCGGACGTAGCCCAGCCGCCCTTAGTGTGGCCTTAACCATTGGCACCGGCGGGGGTCTGTTTCTTCCAGCATTGTTTGGTCAATTCATCGGATGGTTTGGTCCGGTGAGTGGGGCTATTATGGTGGTGGTCGATGCCGCATGTATGCTACTACTGCTGCTGGTGGCCCGATATGGGATGAAGCGCGACCCAGCGGTTGCTGAGATGTCAGTGGGATAG
- a CDS encoding LamB/YcsF family protein: MLTIDLNCDCGESYGAFRVGDDEGILPFVSSANVACGGHAGDPMVMRQTVRRCRELGVAVGAHPSYPDLHGFGRRVLPLTSDEIENWVLTQIGALAAITRAEKVDLCHVKPHGALYNVAAHDMVVAMAIARAVAAFSRELALVGLAGSALIAAGHELGLPVLAEAFADRAYEANGRLRDRRHADALIIDPAQCLAQTLQIVRDRMVVAVDGTAVPLQADTICLHGDTPGAAARAAALRRGLEAAGIAVRSPQR, encoded by the coding sequence ATGCTTACTATTGATCTCAATTGCGATTGTGGTGAGAGTTACGGAGCTTTTCGCGTAGGTGATGACGAAGGCATCCTGCCATTCGTTAGCTCAGCTAATGTCGCCTGCGGTGGTCATGCTGGCGATCCGATGGTTATGCGCCAGACAGTACGGCGTTGTCGCGAATTGGGGGTAGCAGTCGGCGCTCACCCTTCGTACCCCGATCTGCACGGGTTTGGGCGGCGGGTCTTACCACTAACCTCCGACGAGATTGAAAATTGGGTTCTGACACAAATCGGCGCCCTCGCTGCTATCACACGCGCCGAAAAGGTTGATTTATGTCATGTTAAACCTCATGGTGCGCTCTATAATGTGGCTGCCCACGATATGGTGGTAGCAATGGCAATTGCACGGGCAGTTGCTGCATTTAGCCGTGAGTTAGCCCTGGTCGGTTTAGCCGGCTCAGCCCTAATCGCTGCCGGTCATGAGCTGGGTCTACCGGTACTGGCCGAAGCGTTTGCCGATCGGGCTTACGAAGCTAACGGACGATTGCGCGACCGGCGTCACGCCGATGCGCTGATCATCGATCCGGCGCAATGTCTGGCGCAGACGTTACAGATTGTTCGTGACCGGATGGTAGTCGCTGTCGATGGTACGGCGGTACCATTACAAGCCGATACAATTTGTTTGCACGGCGATACTCCAGGGGCAGCGGCACGAGCAGCGGCACTGCGCCGCGGGCTGGAAGCTGCCGGAATCGCAGTACGGTCACCACAACGATGA
- the pxpB gene encoding 5-oxoprolinase subunit PxpB: MNGRVDPFGEAAFLVHWSSQFTASGAPLAAMAALEHDPPPGLLDLIPAIDSLLVCFDPLVGDRNQLLARLEELVLNPPSFITSSERKITIPVRYGGDDGPDLNDVASRLGLTPPEVIELHTTTIQRVLMIGFAPGYPYLGWLPPALHLPRRATPRSAVPAGSVAIAAGMTGIYPTTLPGGWHIIGRTRVRLFDPATDPPTFLQPGDWVQFVVDESA, encoded by the coding sequence ATGAACGGGCGAGTTGATCCATTTGGCGAAGCAGCCTTCCTGGTTCACTGGTCATCACAATTTACCGCCAGTGGTGCACCACTGGCGGCTATGGCTGCCTTAGAACACGATCCACCTCCCGGTTTGCTTGATCTGATTCCGGCAATTGATTCGCTGTTGGTCTGTTTCGACCCACTCGTTGGTGATCGTAACCAACTTCTTGCCCGTTTGGAAGAACTTGTGCTCAATCCCCCCTCGTTCATTACCTCGTCTGAACGAAAGATAACCATTCCAGTACGCTACGGTGGGGATGATGGTCCGGATCTGAACGATGTAGCGAGCCGGTTAGGGCTGACACCGCCTGAAGTGATTGAACTACACACGACAACAATCCAACGGGTCTTGATGATCGGCTTTGCTCCCGGCTATCCGTACTTAGGCTGGTTACCTCCGGCGCTTCACCTACCACGACGGGCAACACCCCGTTCGGCAGTACCGGCTGGTTCGGTAGCTATTGCTGCCGGTATGACCGGTATCTACCCTACAACATTGCCGGGTGGCTGGCATATCATCGGGCGTACCAGGGTCCGTTTGTTTGACCCAGCAACCGATCCACCAACCTTCTTGCAACCCGGTGATTGGGTTCAGTTTGTGGTTGACGAGAGTGCTTAG
- the pulA gene encoding pullulanase-type alpha-1,6-glucosidase, translated as MRLAVLPRRTVPAITVVWLLCWVFVQLPVSAQTTPDPKTVTIPGTIQSVLGCPGDWQPSCSVTYLTYDLATDLWSARFELPAGSYEYKVALNDSWAENYGLNARRDGPNIPLQVPAPTTVRFIYDHKTHWVTDSINTPIIVAVGDFQTALGCPVANDPTCLGAWLQDPDGDGLFTFTTNRIPAGEYQLRLAIGETLTGAIGEGGPDGTPFTITVAEGGEVYIGYNVGSGEVTISTAGAPKGDISRARAYWVNADTIVWNVIGTPRYRYALFSDPTGAIKLTPEGVVGGQRIDLTFSPAGPGAALKQFPHLAGFSAFKLPPLDRARLIGLTRGQLVVAMYDENGQPLDATRVQIPGALDALFPYDGPLGVTFEGGLPTIRVWAPTARQVRLHRFADANPETRAVVLPMTLDAATGVWSIRGEASWIGQYYLFEVDVYVPSVGRVVTNLVTDPYSVALSANSTRSQIIDLNDPALQPPGWDTLRKPPLAAPEDVVLYELHVRDFSILDETVPPELRGTFRAFTVRDSIGMRHLTELAEAGVTHVHLLPVFDIATIEEIRERQVPLPYDQLRALPPDSPEQQAIIEPIRDLDGFNWGYDPFHYSVPEGSYSTNPDGPQRTLEFREMVQALNETGLRVVMDVVYNHTNASGQHPRSVLDRIVPGYYHRLDADGHVTTSTCCPNTATEHRMMEKLMIDSVVLWAKYYKVDGFRFDLMGHHMKDNMLAVRAALDALTLERDGVDGKSIILYGEGWNFGEVANNARGVNATQFNMAGTGIGTFSDRLRDAARGGGPFDDPRLQGFISGLATDPSDFPQGTPDAQRIKLLAETDLVKLGLAGNLKTYRMINYEGRLVPGEQIKYRGAAGGYTLDPQEQIVYVSAHDNETLFDAVQLKAAATTSITERARMAQLGLSLTALAQGIPFFHAGDEFLRSKSLDRNSYNSSDWFNRIDWSGRENTFGSGLPPAGDNQSNWPIMAPLLANPELKPDARLMQATYEHFREMLRIRRSTPLFRLRTAAEVERMVSFFNNGPDQIPGLIVMSISDNGPTRLDPNIGQVVVLFNARPETVTITIPELANGDLRLHDVQVASSDERVPLSRYNADGSFSVPGRTTAVFVGPRPLVAAPVVMPTATLAPTAAPEGPAATPEPLPTASGNAVPGWLWIVLLIIALTGAGLFVARRNRSRSQ; from the coding sequence ATGAGACTCGCTGTCTTGCCCCGTCGCACCGTACCGGCAATAACGGTCGTCTGGTTGCTCTGTTGGGTATTCGTTCAGCTACCGGTGTCAGCGCAAACCACACCCGATCCTAAAACCGTCACAATACCCGGTACCATTCAGAGTGTTCTGGGATGCCCTGGTGATTGGCAACCATCGTGCAGCGTGACGTATTTGACCTACGATCTGGCAACCGATCTATGGAGTGCTCGCTTTGAGTTGCCCGCTGGCTCCTATGAATACAAGGTTGCTCTCAACGACAGTTGGGCCGAAAATTACGGCTTGAACGCCCGTCGTGATGGTCCTAACATCCCGTTACAGGTGCCGGCGCCGACGACGGTACGCTTCATTTACGATCACAAGACGCATTGGGTGACCGACAGCATTAATACGCCGATCATCGTTGCCGTGGGTGATTTTCAGACGGCGCTAGGTTGTCCGGTTGCTAACGATCCAACCTGTCTTGGGGCATGGCTGCAAGACCCCGATGGCGATGGTTTGTTTACGTTTACAACCAATCGGATTCCGGCCGGTGAGTATCAATTGCGGCTGGCAATTGGAGAAACGCTAACCGGCGCAATTGGTGAGGGTGGGCCTGATGGAACACCCTTCACGATTACTGTCGCCGAGGGTGGAGAGGTATACATTGGTTACAATGTTGGGAGTGGTGAAGTGACGATTTCAACGGCCGGCGCACCTAAGGGTGATATTTCTCGCGCCCGTGCATATTGGGTGAACGCCGACACCATTGTTTGGAATGTCATCGGTACGCCACGTTACCGCTATGCGTTGTTTAGCGACCCAACTGGTGCAATAAAACTGACACCCGAAGGTGTAGTGGGCGGTCAGCGGATCGATCTCACGTTTTCGCCAGCGGGTCCCGGGGCGGCGCTAAAACAATTCCCCCATCTTGCCGGATTCAGTGCGTTCAAGTTACCCCCACTTGACCGTGCCCGTTTGATCGGTCTGACGCGCGGCCAACTGGTGGTGGCAATGTACGACGAAAACGGTCAGCCACTCGATGCAACACGGGTGCAAATCCCTGGCGCGCTCGATGCCCTCTTCCCTTACGATGGCCCATTGGGAGTAACCTTTGAAGGTGGCCTGCCGACTATTCGGGTTTGGGCGCCAACCGCTCGTCAGGTACGTTTACACCGTTTTGCCGATGCCAATCCCGAAACTCGTGCAGTTGTTCTACCGATGACGCTTGATGCAGCCACCGGTGTCTGGAGTATTCGCGGTGAGGCAAGTTGGATTGGGCAATACTATCTGTTTGAAGTTGATGTCTATGTGCCGAGTGTCGGGCGCGTCGTGACAAACCTGGTGACCGATCCCTATTCGGTGGCCTTGAGTGCCAATAGTACGCGCAGCCAGATTATCGATCTGAACGATCCGGCTTTACAACCACCCGGTTGGGACACGCTGCGTAAGCCACCACTTGCCGCACCGGAAGATGTCGTGCTCTACGAATTACATGTACGCGACTTTAGTATTCTCGATGAGACAGTTCCACCTGAACTGCGCGGAACGTTCCGGGCATTCACGGTTCGCGACAGCATTGGGATGCGCCATCTAACCGAACTTGCCGAAGCTGGCGTGACGCACGTACATCTCTTGCCGGTATTTGATATTGCGACGATTGAAGAGATTCGTGAACGGCAAGTGCCGCTACCTTACGATCAGTTACGGGCGCTTCCGCCCGATTCACCTGAACAACAGGCTATCATTGAACCGATCCGCGACCTCGATGGTTTCAATTGGGGGTACGATCCCTTTCACTACTCGGTTCCAGAGGGTAGCTATAGCACCAATCCCGATGGTCCACAGCGCACTTTGGAATTTCGCGAGATGGTGCAAGCGCTTAACGAAACCGGTTTGCGCGTTGTCATGGATGTCGTCTACAACCATACCAACGCCAGCGGCCAACATCCGCGTTCAGTCCTGGATCGGATTGTACCGGGTTACTACCATCGGCTCGATGCTGATGGCCACGTAACCACTTCAACATGCTGCCCTAATACCGCCACCGAACACCGTATGATGGAGAAATTGATGATCGATTCGGTCGTGCTCTGGGCGAAGTATTACAAGGTCGATGGCTTCCGCTTCGACTTGATGGGCCATCATATGAAAGACAATATGCTGGCCGTTCGGGCAGCTCTCGATGCATTGACTCTTGAGCGCGATGGGGTAGACGGTAAATCTATCATTTTGTACGGTGAGGGTTGGAACTTCGGTGAAGTTGCGAACAATGCCCGTGGCGTCAATGCGACCCAATTCAATATGGCCGGTACCGGCATTGGTACTTTCTCTGATCGGCTGCGTGATGCGGCCCGTGGTGGTGGCCCGTTCGATGACCCACGCTTGCAGGGGTTCATTTCTGGTCTGGCGACCGATCCGAGCGATTTTCCGCAGGGTACCCCTGATGCCCAACGGATCAAGCTACTGGCCGAAACCGATCTGGTTAAGCTAGGTCTGGCCGGTAACCTCAAGACGTACCGCATGATCAACTACGAGGGACGCCTCGTACCCGGTGAGCAGATCAAGTACCGTGGTGCTGCTGGCGGTTACACCCTTGATCCGCAAGAGCAGATCGTTTACGTTTCAGCTCACGACAACGAGACGCTGTTCGATGCTGTGCAGCTCAAGGCTGCCGCTACGACCTCCATTACCGAGCGAGCGCGGATGGCCCAACTCGGCCTTTCGCTCACAGCACTGGCGCAGGGTATTCCCTTCTTCCACGCCGGAGATGAGTTCCTGCGCTCGAAATCGCTCGACCGCAACAGCTATAACTCCTCCGACTGGTTCAACCGAATTGATTGGAGTGGTCGGGAAAATACCTTCGGTTCAGGCTTACCACCTGCCGGTGATAATCAGAGTAACTGGCCAATCATGGCACCGTTGCTAGCTAATCCTGAGTTAAAACCCGATGCCCGGCTGATGCAGGCTACCTACGAGCACTTCCGCGAGATGCTACGCATCCGGCGCAGTACCCCTCTCTTCCGACTACGCACGGCTGCTGAGGTCGAGCGTATGGTATCGTTCTTTAATAATGGCCCTGATCAGATTCCCGGTCTAATCGTTATGAGTATTAGTGATAACGGTCCAACCCGACTTGATCCGAATATTGGTCAAGTGGTGGTCTTGTTCAATGCACGGCCAGAAACGGTCACTATAACCATCCCCGAACTGGCTAACGGCGATCTGCGTCTGCACGATGTTCAGGTTGCATCAAGCGATGAACGAGTCCCGCTATCACGCTACAATGCTGACGGGAGCTTCAGCGTGCCCGGACGGACAACAGCCGTCTTTGTTGGGCCACGTCCACTAGTAGCAGCTCCGGTAGTGATGCCAACTGCGACGTTAGCACCGACGGCTGCACCTGAGGGACCTGCTGCGACACCTGAGCCATTGCCAACAGCGAGCGGGAACGCGGTTCCGGGCTGGTTGTGGATTGTTCTGCTTATCATTGCCCTGACCGGAGCGGGGTTGTTTGTTGCTCGTCGGAATAGGAGCAGATCGCAATGA
- a CDS encoding DUF1997 domain-containing protein, whose translation MSAPYSPSVTNEEHRRAVDLSGAAVHLFRFNGPLDLAYEYFCDIPAVFSLLPDVIEIFAYAPNRYRLVVGATDGHGHAMAGYFDIAAVFEPHRLIRIVPVDDGPPIDLSGFVFPGQLFAEAVFYPHAHITEVEYAVELAMTIPVPKVLWFMPGHVLQSIGERAMEHKMNHMITGFSRAIDADFHAWIRGEG comes from the coding sequence ATGTCGGCGCCCTATTCGCCCTCTGTAACCAATGAAGAGCATCGCCGGGCAGTCGATCTCAGCGGTGCCGCCGTTCATCTGTTTCGTTTCAATGGGCCGCTCGATCTGGCTTACGAGTATTTCTGCGATATACCTGCGGTCTTCAGTTTGCTACCCGATGTGATTGAAATCTTCGCGTATGCACCCAACCGCTACCGGCTGGTGGTTGGGGCAACTGATGGCCATGGTCACGCGATGGCCGGTTACTTTGATATTGCGGCGGTCTTTGAACCACACCGCCTGATTCGCATTGTACCGGTTGATGATGGACCACCGATTGACCTCTCTGGTTTTGTGTTTCCCGGTCAGCTCTTCGCGGAAGCGGTGTTCTATCCTCACGCGCACATAACCGAGGTTGAATACGCTGTGGAATTGGCAATGACGATTCCGGTACCGAAGGTGCTCTGGTTTATGCCCGGTCATGTCTTGCAGTCAATCGGTGAGCGGGCAATGGAACATAAGATGAACCATATGATTACCGGTTTCTCACGAGCCATTGACGCTGATTTCCATGCCTGGATCCGAGGTGAAGGGTAG
- the proS gene encoding proline--tRNA ligase translates to MPKDVITPRSVDYNQWYLDIVREADLAEVAEVVRGCIVVKAHGWAIWELMQRELDERIKATGHSNVQFPLLIPKSFIMKEAEHVEGFAPEVAEVTRAGGEELAEPYVIRPTSETIIGYFYSKWIRSYRDLPLLYNQWANVMRWEMRTRPFLRTAEFWWQEGHTAHATEAEAEEETLRILHEVYADFVEKEMAVPVIRGLKTEKEKFPGALRSYCIEAMMQDGRALQAGTSHNLGQNFARAFNITFTDQNNTIQYAWTTSWGVSTRLIGALIMTHSDDEGLVLPPKLAPIQVVVVPIYKNDEERSTVMAAIERMTASWKGRLRFKVDDRDNYSPGYKFNEWELKGVPVRIEVGPKDVAKETVALARRDLPGKAGKSFVPQAGLTERIEALLAEMQTALFQRALAFREAHTADVSTYDELKAQIERGFARAFWAGDTADEKRIQEETRATIRCIPLEQPGVVGRCVYTGRETDRQVIFARAY, encoded by the coding sequence ATGCCAAAAGATGTTATTACTCCACGCAGTGTAGATTATAACCAGTGGTACCTCGATATTGTCCGTGAAGCTGATCTAGCTGAAGTAGCGGAAGTAGTGCGTGGTTGTATCGTAGTCAAAGCTCACGGCTGGGCGATCTGGGAACTCATGCAGCGTGAGCTTGATGAGCGGATCAAGGCAACCGGCCACTCCAATGTCCAATTCCCATTACTCATTCCAAAAAGCTTCATTATGAAAGAAGCTGAGCACGTCGAAGGATTTGCACCGGAAGTGGCTGAAGTGACCCGTGCTGGCGGAGAAGAGCTGGCCGAACCGTATGTTATTCGACCGACCAGCGAGACAATTATTGGCTACTTCTACAGCAAGTGGATCCGCTCATACCGCGATCTACCGTTGCTCTACAACCAGTGGGCCAATGTGATGCGCTGGGAAATGCGGACTCGTCCATTCTTGCGCACGGCAGAGTTTTGGTGGCAAGAAGGGCACACGGCGCATGCCACTGAGGCTGAGGCGGAAGAAGAGACATTGCGCATTCTGCACGAAGTCTACGCCGATTTTGTCGAGAAAGAGATGGCAGTACCGGTGATCCGTGGTCTCAAAACCGAGAAAGAGAAGTTCCCTGGTGCGCTGCGGTCGTACTGCATCGAGGCGATGATGCAAGATGGGCGAGCTTTACAAGCCGGTACGTCACACAATCTCGGTCAGAATTTTGCCCGTGCCTTCAATATCACCTTCACCGATCAAAACAACACCATTCAATATGCCTGGACAACCAGTTGGGGAGTGAGTACCCGCCTAATCGGAGCGTTGATCATGACTCACTCTGACGATGAAGGGCTGGTGTTACCGCCAAAATTAGCTCCCATTCAGGTAGTCGTGGTGCCGATTTACAAGAATGACGAAGAGCGCAGTACGGTAATGGCGGCGATTGAACGCATGACCGCTTCCTGGAAAGGGCGCCTACGCTTCAAAGTCGATGACCGCGATAACTATAGCCCAGGCTACAAGTTTAACGAATGGGAGTTGAAAGGGGTGCCGGTTCGCATTGAGGTAGGGCCAAAAGATGTCGCCAAAGAGACGGTAGCACTCGCACGTCGCGATCTGCCCGGTAAAGCCGGGAAGAGTTTTGTACCACAGGCCGGTTTGACAGAACGGATCGAGGCATTACTGGCAGAAATGCAGACGGCTCTCTTCCAACGTGCGCTCGCGTTCCGAGAAGCGCATACGGCTGATGTTTCTACCTACGATGAACTGAAAGCTCAGATTGAGCGTGGTTTTGCCCGCGCATTCTGGGCTGGTGATACTGCGGATGAAAAACGCATCCAGGAAGAAACACGGGCTACGATCCGCTGCATTCCACTGGAACAGCCGGGCGTTGTGGGACGTTGTGTCTATACTGGTCGCGAAACCGATCGCCAGGTCATCTTTGCACGCGCTTACTAG
- a CDS encoding STAS domain-containing protein — protein MSTDTILKNLATFIRERLPQTSERLLRSVQEHSSGYASILPEELRPALERSVTTICTLFGDNDNGPISEWAPQIGKRRAEMGLSLDDMMVVITKIREFCWQELTEFGSDRLAIGDVRRFEDAISEFSRLLLLGYSQAMIALQQELRDQAKQIAAQQQTIRELSTPILPLYEGILILPLVGAIDSFRAGQIMERLLTAIAERQADIVILDITGVPVIDTAVANYLLQTARAAQLIGAQVILVGIGAEIAQTIVQLGVELRGIQIGANLQAGIELALWQQGYAIR, from the coding sequence ATGAGCACCGATACCATCCTGAAGAATCTGGCCACGTTTATTCGCGAGCGGTTACCCCAAACAAGTGAGCGATTGCTGCGTTCTGTTCAGGAACATAGTAGCGGCTATGCCAGCATTCTGCCTGAGGAGCTTCGTCCGGCGTTGGAACGTTCGGTGACAACTATTTGCACGCTCTTCGGTGACAACGATAACGGACCGATTAGTGAATGGGCTCCTCAGATCGGCAAGCGACGAGCCGAGATGGGGCTTTCGCTTGATGATATGATGGTGGTGATCACCAAGATTCGCGAGTTTTGCTGGCAAGAACTCACCGAATTCGGGAGTGATCGTTTGGCAATTGGTGATGTGCGGCGGTTTGAAGACGCGATCAGCGAATTCAGTCGTTTGTTATTGCTTGGTTACAGTCAGGCAATGATTGCGCTCCAGCAAGAGTTGCGCGATCAGGCCAAACAGATTGCTGCTCAACAACAAACGATCCGTGAGCTGAGTACCCCAATTTTACCGCTTTACGAGGGTATCCTTATCTTACCGCTGGTCGGTGCAATTGATAGCTTTCGCGCCGGTCAGATTATGGAGCGACTGCTGACTGCAATTGCCGAGCGGCAGGCGGATATTGTTATTCTTGATATTACCGGCGTACCCGTTATCGATACCGCCGTCGCTAACTATCTCTTACAGACGGCGCGAGCGGCTCAGTTGATCGGCGCTCAGGTCATTCTGGTCGGTATCGGGGCGGAAATTGCCCAGACCATCGTTCAGCTCGGCGTAGAACTGCGCGGGATTCAGATCGGCGCTAATCTCCAGGCTGGTATCGAGCTGGCATTGTGGCAACAAGGATATGCAATTCGCTAG
- a CDS encoding STAS domain-containing protein: MSQVIANIVAFCEARLSDAAERFTDSLRAQKPNYAAMDRAALLQAVTTSLKTLIQAISTGDLEPFLTHARSVGQARASSGFIAADMFTALNELRHVTWDLIEAFDREHHTVTVAHVKQFEDAMHAFGKELLASFSTAYRQLQLQIHDQALQIESQQQTIRELSTPILPLYEGILVLPLVGAIDSFRAGQMMERLLTTIAERQADIVILDITGVPVIDTAVANYLLQTARAAQLIGAHVILVGIGPEIAQTMVQLGVDVSSIEVGATLQSGIDLALRRMGRAIRPIA; this comes from the coding sequence ATGTCCCAGGTCATCGCGAACATCGTTGCCTTCTGTGAAGCGCGCCTGTCCGATGCTGCTGAACGGTTTACTGATAGCCTCCGTGCTCAAAAGCCAAATTATGCGGCGATGGATCGGGCAGCCTTGTTGCAGGCAGTTACCACTTCTTTGAAAACGCTTATTCAAGCGATTAGCACTGGTGATCTGGAACCATTTCTTACTCATGCTCGGTCGGTGGGTCAAGCGCGAGCGAGTAGTGGTTTTATCGCTGCCGATATGTTTACCGCGCTCAATGAGCTGCGGCACGTCACCTGGGATCTGATTGAAGCGTTTGATCGCGAACACCATACCGTCACGGTAGCTCACGTGAAGCAATTTGAAGACGCGATGCATGCCTTTGGGAAAGAGTTACTAGCCAGCTTTAGTACTGCCTACCGTCAGCTACAGCTCCAGATTCATGATCAAGCCCTGCAAATCGAATCGCAGCAACAGACGATCCGCGAGCTGAGTACCCCGATTCTGCCACTTTACGAAGGTATCCTTGTCTTGCCATTAGTCGGGGCAATTGATAGTTTCCGCGCCGGTCAGATGATGGAGCGACTACTGACCACAATTGCCGAGCGGCAGGCAGATATTGTTATTCTTGATATTACCGGCGTCCCCGTCATTGATACCGCGGTTGCTAACTACCTCTTGCAGACAGCACGCGCAGCTCAGTTGATCGGTGCACACGTGATTCTGGTCGGAATCGGGCCTGAAATCGCCCAGACTATGGTGCAGCTCGGTGTCGATGTGAGCAGCATTGAGGTCGGGGCTACGTTGCAGAGCGGAATTGACCTGGCTCTCAGACGGATGGGACGCGCTATCAGACCAATAGCATAG
- a CDS encoding STAS domain-containing protein — protein sequence MVVDIFTQLQDFLLAQSDAIVVRLVQQAQQQSTGYAQLDTAELLPSMRMAVETLAEAIGTRDTLPLVAYAEALGEMRVHTGFALADVLIAMEVFRTLVWNAIEEFTAEHPDCSVETVRTVEDLLMQFRQALVTSFNTTYHQLHFQWRDQTEQLIAQQQTIRELGTPILPLYEGILVMPLVGAIDSFRAGQMMEKLLTTIAERQSDIVIIDITGVPVIDTAVANYLLQTVRAAQLLGARIIMVGISPEIAQTIVQLGVDLSKMTVSATLQSGLELALRYAGRAIRPIASLPNQRDSVSYEYEKRCGYPIISM from the coding sequence ATGGTAGTAGACATCTTTACCCAACTACAAGATTTTCTCCTTGCCCAGAGTGATGCAATAGTGGTCAGGTTGGTCCAACAGGCTCAACAGCAGAGTACCGGTTACGCTCAACTTGACACCGCAGAACTATTGCCGTCGATGAGGATGGCTGTTGAAACGCTGGCGGAAGCAATCGGTACGCGAGACACGCTTCCCTTGGTGGCTTACGCCGAGGCGCTAGGTGAAATGCGCGTTCATACCGGTTTTGCCCTCGCTGATGTGCTGATTGCTATGGAGGTCTTTCGCACACTGGTTTGGAATGCGATCGAGGAGTTCACCGCTGAACACCCAGACTGTAGTGTTGAGACGGTGCGAACAGTTGAAGACCTCCTGATGCAGTTCCGGCAGGCCCTTGTTACCAGCTTTAATACGACCTACCATCAATTGCACTTTCAATGGCGTGACCAGACTGAGCAGCTTATCGCTCAGCAACAGACGATTCGTGAGCTGGGTACGCCAATCCTCCCCCTGTACGAAGGGATTCTGGTCATGCCACTGGTCGGCGCTATCGACAGTTTTCGTGCTGGTCAGATGATGGAAAAGCTCCTGACCACGATTGCCGAGCGTCAATCCGACATCGTCATTATCGACATCACCGGTGTGCCTGTGATCGATACTGCGGTCGCCAATTATCTTTTACAGACGGTACGGGCCGCTCAGTTGCTCGGTGCGCGCATCATTATGGTTGGGATTAGCCCAGAAATTGCGCAGACAATCGTTCAGCTTGGGGTTGATTTGAGCAAGATGACAGTTAGTGCCACCCTCCAGAGTGGACTGGAGCTAGCCTTACGCTATGCAGGACGTGCTATCAGACCGATAGCGTCGTTGCCGAATCAACGTGATAGTGTTTCGTATGAATACGAAAAGCGATGCGGATATCCTATCATTAGTATGTAG